One genomic segment of Streptomyces parvus includes these proteins:
- a CDS encoding amidohydrolase family protein, giving the protein MPLDVLKATVDAVHAVGGRVAVHCQTGEGSRNAVLAGADSLEHGMHLDPDLLDLMAEQGTAYILTLPAFAESAEVWRGRESSAKRSSWLLGWQGMIDNVRLAHEAGVTVLAGTGTFPCGTVATESQWLLRAGMPAEEALGAASWTARDWLGLPGLIDGAPADLVAYDRDPAAEPEVLGPPMRVILRGQVMR; this is encoded by the coding sequence GTGCCTCTGGATGTGCTGAAGGCGACCGTGGATGCGGTTCATGCTGTCGGTGGGCGGGTCGCCGTGCACTGCCAGACCGGTGAGGGCTCGCGAAACGCCGTCCTGGCCGGAGCCGACAGCCTTGAACACGGGATGCACCTCGATCCGGATCTCTTGGACCTGATGGCCGAGCAGGGCACCGCGTACATACTCACTCTCCCGGCGTTCGCCGAGAGTGCGGAGGTCTGGAGAGGCCGCGAGTCCAGCGCGAAGCGCTCGAGCTGGCTTCTCGGCTGGCAAGGCATGATCGACAATGTGCGTCTGGCACACGAAGCGGGTGTCACAGTCCTCGCCGGGACAGGCACCTTCCCGTGTGGCACGGTTGCCACGGAGTCTCAATGGCTGCTTCGGGCGGGGATGCCGGCGGAGGAAGCGCTCGGGGCTGCTTCATGGACGGCACGGGACTGGCTGGGGCTACCGGGTCTGATAGATGGAGCGCCCGCCGATCTCGTCGCGTATGACCGGGACCCAGCTGCGGAGCCAGAGGTTCTTGGACCACCAATGCGCGTGATTCTGCGGGGCCAGGTCATGCGCTGA
- a CDS encoding DUF4396 domain-containing protein, which produces MKVMDHTAHDSTVHDHAAHEGHRGGHAGASWSTAARATLHCLTGCAIGEITGMAIGTALLWSNVPTMALAIGLAFLFGYSFTLFAVARAGLDLKTAIKVALAADTVSIAVMELVDNAIIALTPGAMDAHLDEALFWGALLGGFAVAFLVTTPLNKWMIGRGKGHAVVHAYH; this is translated from the coding sequence ATGAAGGTCATGGACCACACCGCTCACGACAGCACCGTGCACGACCACGCCGCGCACGAGGGTCACCGCGGCGGTCACGCCGGTGCATCCTGGAGTACGGCGGCGAGGGCGACCCTGCACTGCCTGACCGGGTGCGCCATCGGCGAGATCACCGGTATGGCGATCGGCACCGCCCTGCTGTGGAGCAACGTCCCCACCATGGCGCTGGCGATCGGGCTGGCATTCCTCTTCGGCTACTCGTTCACGCTGTTCGCCGTAGCGCGGGCCGGCCTGGACCTCAAGACCGCTATCAAGGTGGCGCTGGCTGCCGACACCGTCTCCATCGCGGTGATGGAACTGGTCGACAACGCGATCATCGCCCTCACGCCCGGCGCGATGGACGCCCACCTGGACGAGGCACTGTTCTGGGGCGCGCTGCTGGGCGGCTTCGCCGTGGCCTTCCTGGTCACTACCCCGCTCAACAAGTGGATGATCGGCCGAGGCAAGGGCCACGCCGTCGTCCACGCCTACCACTGA
- a CDS encoding CehA/McbA family metallohydrolase, which produces MSFPSARAVGRGAAWYRGDCHVHSVHSDGELTPEELAVRARAAKLDFIATTEHNSAAAPGVWGHLAADDFLILLGEEVTTKTGHWLALGLDPGEVVDWHHQVRDGLVDKCLDQVQRGGGLCVAAHPHAPYPSGDFMFPFPGFDVVEVWNGLWASDRPWNADNEAALAEWGRSLAADLQTGSWRSAMGNSDTHLEGQIGTPHTVVFAEELSTEAVLAGIRAGRSWIAESADVDVSFTAHTAGRVAGVGERLTTHGGQVEVRAAVRGVPAGTVNFHTDRGKAHRAPLPDAGARAVQWDTTAEQSAFVRIEVRHRSGHVAALTNPIILN; this is translated from the coding sequence TTGAGCTTTCCGTCGGCGCGGGCGGTTGGACGCGGGGCGGCCTGGTACCGCGGGGACTGCCACGTCCACTCCGTCCACTCGGACGGGGAACTCACCCCCGAAGAGTTGGCCGTCCGGGCGAGGGCGGCCAAGCTCGACTTCATCGCGACGACAGAGCACAACTCAGCCGCGGCCCCGGGGGTGTGGGGGCATCTGGCCGCCGATGACTTCCTGATCCTTCTCGGCGAAGAGGTGACCACGAAGACCGGGCACTGGCTCGCGCTCGGCCTCGATCCCGGCGAAGTCGTCGACTGGCACCACCAGGTCAGGGACGGACTGGTGGACAAGTGTCTGGACCAGGTCCAGCGAGGAGGGGGCCTGTGCGTGGCCGCGCACCCGCATGCGCCCTACCCCTCGGGCGACTTCATGTTCCCCTTCCCTGGCTTCGACGTGGTGGAGGTATGGAACGGACTGTGGGCTTCGGACCGGCCCTGGAATGCCGACAACGAGGCCGCCCTGGCCGAATGGGGGCGGAGCCTCGCGGCGGACCTCCAGACGGGCTCGTGGCGCTCGGCAATGGGCAACAGCGACACCCACCTGGAAGGGCAGATCGGGACCCCTCACACCGTGGTCTTCGCTGAGGAACTGAGCACAGAGGCAGTGCTGGCCGGGATCAGGGCCGGCCGCAGCTGGATCGCCGAGTCGGCGGACGTGGACGTTTCGTTCACCGCCCATACGGCCGGCCGCGTCGCCGGGGTGGGCGAGCGGCTCACGACTCATGGTGGGCAGGTGGAAGTACGTGCGGCAGTACGAGGTGTGCCGGCGGGGACCGTCAACTTCCACACCGATCGAGGAAAGGCCCACCGAGCCCCCCTCCCCGATGCCGGGGCGAGAGCGGTGCAGTGGGACACGACAGCGGAGCAATCAGCATTCGTCCGCATCGAGGTCCGCCATCGCAGCGGGCACGTCGCCGCACTCACCAATCCGATCATCCTCAACTGA